Part of the Anopheles coluzzii chromosome 3, AcolN3, whole genome shotgun sequence genome is shown below.
GTACGCAGGTGTGCCTGGGGCAGTAGAGCCCACTTCGCGCTCGGGAAAATGTTGCGCAGTCGTTCCAGCTCGTCCCAAACTTTATACAGCACGCCGCGCTGGTAGCCACTCTCGAGCAAAAGTGAATAGTAGGTGAAAACCATGAGCagaaatttgaaaaaatctaCCACATATCCTAGCGCGTTGTCGGAATAAATCACCAACGATTGGTGCTGATAGATCCAACAGAAGAGCCCCGTAATAATGCAAAAGTTTAGCGTAATGAAAAACAGCGATTCACAGTCGAAGGTTCGGTGCCGCTTAGGACTGAACCATTGCAGTGCCAGAATTTGGTAGAGCACGATCACTTTGGAGAAACATTCCATGTTATACGCCGCATGCAGGAGCACAGGATACAATGGCGAGTTTGCACAGCAAATAAGGTTTCATTAAGCCATCCAACTGACAGGTTGGTGATAATATCCACAAAAATGATTCTCTGATAGCGGTGATGGATGTGGCTTAATTTGCCTTAATAGAAGCAGCTTGTTTAATTACATCGCGTGCTGCGTCTATAGCTATTCATCGTCGATATCTTCCAGTTTAATATCCTTTGAGAAcgttataaaaataatcatgtACGTGGTTATTCCTGTGCCAAActggaaaggaaaaggaaaacatgaCAGCTTCAGGTGATTACGAGAGAAAACTTTgcttttgcattaaattttaccatttttaacAGTGAATAATTGATCTCAAACAGTCCGTGTGCTGTTAAACGAATCCGTTGCTGTGCAATCTGTAAGCCAAAACGATAAATGATCTTTCGAAACGTAGAATCGTTTCCCATCGGAATATCCAACAGTGCAGACTGTAATGAGGCAGCCTGTAAACATCGGTTGTTAGATCATTCACGATCGTTCGTCAAGGAGAGTATGTACCTACCACGCCAAGGCAAGACTCGGCAGAGCTAAGTAGCAGCACAATGATAGACGTCGATGGTAGCAGCGTAATCACGATTACTACTAACAAAAGAACACTGTttgaaaaaacaataattaaaatgattgaaaatgaattacCTTTATACTCTGTAGCCTCAAACCACTTCATTGACATATACAACCAGTATAGATCGCACGACAGTTGCACAAAGTTGCCCGTAAAGTTACATATCTGAGACCATCCAAAGTTACGATTGATACAGTCGCTAAGCTCCCACAGCTGGCCGTATACACTCTTCAGGCTCAGCAGACGATCGACAGACTGTGCATACATTGCTCGAAACACGGCCGTATCCTGTGGCTGCTCAACAAGATCCGCCATGTACTCACCCGCATCCACCAAATCATGATGTAGCTTCTGCAGGTGTATCTTCAGTGTGTCGATAAAGAACATGTGAAAAAGGTGGCGCAGCCGAAGGAAGGCGTGCAAAATCATGATCACCAGCCAGTACGCGAGATCGGAAGGATCATCCCAAGCAAGGTAAAGTACTTGTGCTTCAAGAAACGCGCAAACCGCTAGATAGCCATAAAACTTCCACAGGTAGTGGCGTGTGAAACGCTCAACGTACACCTTCCGT
Proteins encoded:
- the LOC120956046 gene encoding putative gustatory receptor 2a, with the protein product MQISHQHSSDVHYIVSRERSSPSTFTMNLVLPLLPNGQQLLSVAFGIFKCFGFIPYPFDCCTFTLTPSSNVRSLLHLPILQVSFYLTLFCIIMSNRVNFFFTGLQILSLNDIIKYGTLTLSVFAIFIDTVLQRNTHRLVWEKIALIRLSARKVYVERFTRHYLWKFYGYLAVCAFLEAQVLYLAWDDPSDLAYWLVIMILHAFLRLRHLFHMFFIDTLKIHLQKLHHDLVDAGEYMADLVEQPQDTAVFRAMYAQSVDRLLSLKSVYGQLWELSDCINRNFGWSQICNFTGNFVQLSCDLYWLYMSMKWFEATEYKGNSFSIILIIVFSNSVLLLVVIVITLLPSTSIIVLLLSSAESCLGVAASLQSALLDIPMGNDSTFRKIIYRFGLQIAQQRIRLTAHGLFEINYSLLKMVKFNAKAKFSLVIT